The nucleotide window TCTCTATTGCAAAAAAGCCTCAGATGATTTTTTGCAATTGATATTGAAACGTATATTAAAACAGTAAAATGGTGCCCCCTAAAGGGACATGATAGTATGGTCTATCTAACTAGTTTTGTAAAAACACAACATTTAATAATGTACTAATTTCCAGCATATATTTCAAGTAGGAAAAGTGCTTTTTTACAAAGAAATTTTATTTTTTGGGTGAAGAGCGTTTAAATTAGATTAGTTTCGGAAACTTATAGTGTAGCGTCAAAATTAAACTGTAGAAAAATGGAAGAGAAAGATTATTTTCACTTATTACTGGTCAATAATAATCTTTAAAAAGAAAGCGCCCTCGGAGGGAATCGAACCCCCAGCCTCAGAACCGGAATCTGAAGTGTTATCCATTACACCACGAGGACATATAAATAAGTATATGAGCAACTTTTTTCATTATACAGATGGAACCCTTTATTTTCAACTGTAAAAATCAGAGTTTATATTTGACCATAACTGACTAATACGTGTATGATAGGTTTACAGCTGAAATATTTGTCAATTTCAGCAAAAGTTATCGAATATAAGCTTTAACAAAGGGAGGATTTTTCAATGAACTTAATTCCTACAGTTATTGAACAAACAAACCGCGGCGAACGTGCATATGACATTTATTCACGTTTACTTAAAGACCGCATCATTTTATTAGGTAGTGGGATTGACGATAATGTTGCGAACTCAATCGTAGCACAGCTACTATTTTTAGAAGCTGAAGATCCTGATAAAGACATCTACCTGTATATCAACTCACCAGGTGGCTCTATCACTTCAGGTATGGCGATCTACGATACGATGAACTTCATCAAACCTGATGTATCAACAATCTGTATCGGTATGGCTGCTTCAATGGGTGCATTCCTGCTTTCTGCTGGTGCAAAAGGCAAGCGTGTCGCATTACCAAACGCAGAAGTAATGATTCACCAACCACTTGGCGGAGCACAAGGTCAAGCAACAGAAATCGAAATCGCTGCAAAACGTATTTTACACTTACGTGAAAAATTAAACCGTATCATGGCTGAAAACAGTGGCCAAGATTACGAAACGTTGGCACGCGACACAGATCGTGACAACTTCATGTCTGCACAGCAAGCATTAGAGTACGGTCTTATCGATAAAATTTATGAGCGTAACCAATTAAAATAATCAATTCATTCAAGCATACAAGATTCGTCTTGTATGCTTTTTTGTATTCAAAAAATAATATAAGACATAATCCAAAAATGCCATTTTTCTCTCTGGGAGAAAAATGGCATTTTTTCGCTGTGCGTAAAAATTGATTTCCATTCCGGGACGCTTTCCGCGGGCGTGGCCTGAGCCTGTAGTCTCAGGCGTCACGCTATTCCCGCAGGAGTCGCCCTGCATTCCAATCAATTTTCCAAAATATCCGTTTCATAACAAGGATTTTTTCCTTACCAATGAAATTTTTACTTTTATGCTAGCTCTTTTGTATCAATCCGCTTTTTCAATTAGAAGTTGTAGTGCGTCGATTGCTTTTTCTTCGTCATGACCGTCAGCCCATAATGTGACAACTGTGCCTTTTGCAACCGCAAGGCTCATAATGCCCATAATCGACTTCGCATTCACTTTTTTCGTATCTTTTTGTAAATAGACATCTGCTTTATAACGATTCGCCTCTTGGACGAACAAAGCGGCCTGTCTTGCTTGTAAGCCCGATTTTAACTTTACTTCTACTTGTTTTTCAATCATGTTGAAATACTCCCTTTCACAACCGTTCATCGCTTCTAAGTTTATCTTAACGAAATTGTCCGAAAAGAACAACAATTGGAAACATCTTTTATGAAATCGTTACCAATTTTTTCTTTTGCGCCCCTCCATGTACTTGCTTCGTGCCCCGTATCTTTATGAGAATTTAAATACTCTCTCCACGACGGAGCGCATCCGCGATTTCATCGATTTTGCGCAGACGATGATTGACGCCTGATTTACTGACAACGCCAGTTGAAACCATTTCACCGAGCTCTTTTAACGTCACGTCCTGATATTCCACACGAAGACGTGCAATTTCACGCAGTTTTTCCGGCAGCTGGTCAAGACCTACCGCATTATCAATATAGCGGATATTTTCCACTTGCCGCAGCGCCGCGCCTATTGTTTTATTTAAGTTGGCTGTTTCACAGTTTACAATACGGTTTACACTGTTACGCATATCTCTAATGATCCGTACATCCTCAAACTTCAGCATTGCCTGTACAGCACCGACTAAATTCATAAAATCCGAAATCTTTTCGGCTTCTTTCAAATACGTCACAAAGCCTTTTTTACGTTCGATCGTTTTCGCATTCAGATCGTATCGGTTCATCAGCTCTGCCAACGCTTCCCCGTGCTCCTTATATAAAGAATAAATCTCCAAATGGTAGGAAGAGGTTTCCGGATTGTTCACCGAGCCTCCCGCCAAAAAGGCACCACGTAGATAAGCACGGCGTTCACTTTCTTTCGGTATGATTGATTTGGCGATCGTATGATTAAACTCGAATGAATTTGAGACAATTTCCAAATCCGCAAGAATTTCTCTCGCACCCTCACGAACACGGCATATATACACATTGTTCTTTTTAAGACGCATCTTTTTTCGAACAAGCAATTCGACATTATACGGATAAAGCCTCTTTACAATTGTATAAAGCCGACGTGCGATTGCCGCATTTTCTGTCTGTACGTCCAAGCTTATTTGACGATTCGCAAAGCTCAACGAACCGTTCATCCGTATAAGGGCAGATACTTCCGCCTTTAAACTGCTGTCACCGGCTTCTACCTGCGTCAGTTCTTTTTTAGTTTCAGATGCAAATGACATGGATTCGCTCCCCCTTTCCCAGCAACCTATGTAGCGTTTCTTCCATACTACTCTTCTTGCATCGTTTGTTTTTTCTTTACTGTATATTCACAAAGCCAATCAGCGAGATTTACCGCATCATGACGTACTGTTCCATTTTCAATGAGTGCAATTTCTTTTGGAATAATATTGATGCCCATTTCTCTGAGTCTTTCAATATCAAATTTTACAGGTTCCGCGTTTTCTTCACGGTAATTATCGTAAATCGAAGGAGGCAGCTCCTTTTCATTGATCAGTACCGATTGGATAAATGCTTCTCCAACATGTTCATGGATCGCTTCAATATGTTTTGAAGCAGTAAAGTTTCTCGTTTCACCTTGCTGTGTCATTAAATTCGCAATGTAGATCTTTTCGCCTTTCGCACGAATGACTGCCTGACCGATTCCTTTAACCAGCAAATTCGGAATGATGCTCGTATAAAGACTTCCAGGTCCAATCAAAATAAAATCTGCCCGTTCAATCGCATGAACTGCAGCAGGTAAAGGTTTGAGATTACTAGGCTCCAAGTATACCCGTTTAATCGGTGCATGGCCTGATGGAATTTTCGACTCGCCTATAATGTCTGACCCATCTGCTAACTCGGCATGTAATGTAACCTTCTTATTCGCTGCTGGAATGACCTTTCCGTGCACATTCAGTACTTTGCTCATTTCAGCAATCGCATGGTTAAAATCACCTGTAATTTCCGTTAAAGCCGTCAACATTAAATTCCCGAGCGAATGGCCGTCCAAATCGTTTGATTGGGAAAAGCGATATTGAAACATTTGCTCCACTAACGGCTCTACGTCTGAAAGTGCGGCAATTACATTTCGCACATCTCCTGGCGGCGGGATATCATAGTCATCGCGCAAACGTCCAGAAGAGCCACCGTCATCTGCAACCGTAACGATGGCCGTTATATCAAAAGGATGTTGCTTTAAACCGCGTAAAATTGTAGAAAGGCCTGTCCCCCCGCCAATTACGACGATTCTTGTTCTCTTTTTTTTCATTTCATTAATCCTTCCTATGATTAATATCTCTATGTGTAACGATGACTTGATCATTTTTTGCCAATAGCTTCCCGAAGTATTCTGCTAGTGTAACGGAGCGATGTTGCCCGCCCGTACAGCCGAAAGCGATGACAAGCTGTGATTTGCCTTCATTACGGTAATGGGGAATCATGAAAGTGAACAAGTCAGTCAGTTTGGCAATTAACTGTTGTGTTTCTTCCGTTGCCAGTACGTATGAGGAAACTTCTGTCTGCAGCCCTGTTTTATGCCGTAATTCTTCAACATAGTAAGGATTTTTCAAAAAACGGACATCAAATACTAAATCAGCATCAATCGGCAGTCCATGCTTAAATCCGAACGACATAATGTTCAGTGAAAACGTAGGACTGCTCATATTGCTGAATTCCTGCGCGATACGTTCACGTAATTCGCGAGGCTTCAACTTGGAAGTATTGACGATCGATTTGGCGCGCCCTTTTACTTCGGAAAGCAATTCGCGCTCCAGTTGAATCCCTTCCAGCGGTAATCCCTGAGGTGCAAGCGGATGTGATCGGCGTGACTCTTTGTAGCGGCGAACTAATGTGGCATCATCGGATTCTAAAAATAAAATACGCAGTAAAATATCTTCTTCGTCCAGTAGTGCGTCGAGCGATTCAATCAATGAGCCAAAAAATTCTCTCCCACGTAAATCCATGACAACTGCCATACGTGAAATCTTTTTTTCGGAACCTTTCATTAGCGCTAAAAAAGTAGTTAGAAGCTCCGGAGGTAAATTATCTACACAGTAATAACCTAAATCCTCAAAACTTTGAACTGCTACCGTTTTGCCCGCCCCTGACATTCCTGTAATAATAACTAACTCATGTGTATAGCTCGAACTAGCCACTTATTTCATCTCCTCTAGTTTTGTTCCATCGAGTTTTGAATTTTTTCGCTAATCAGCTCAAAATCCTCTGTATATTCAAATGTACCATATTGCGTACCTTTATTTAATGCTGCAAATAATAAATTCGTACGGTCACCTGCTGCCATCGGAAGATCCTTTAAACGATCGATTTCATACCAGCTTAAAACGCCTTCCCGTGTTTCAACAAAAGGTGTACCTTCAACATCTGTTGCAATAAATGTGTACAGCATCCACTCATCGACGACTGTATCACCATTTTTTATAACCATTGTATATACGCCTTTTAAATGAACGTCTTTTGGTGTTAGATTCGTCTCTTCCTGAAATTCGCGTATAGCGGAGTCATAGATGGACTCTCCTGGCTCCATTTTCCCACCCGGTGCCACAAACCAGCCTCTTCTCGGCTTTTGCAGCAATAATACTTGACCATCTTTAATAGCGAGTAAATTTGTAATACGTTGCATACACAACACCTCAACTTTTTCATTTAATGGATAAGTGAATAACTAATACTCCACAAATTCCACATAAGTAAAGACACAATACCGCTATGCAAAGCGAATTGTGTTTTTCTAAAGCTTATTTCTATTATACCTTGTCCTATGCATTCAGTAAAAGCAAGCGTTTCATTTAGAATGTCAACATTTATGTCGAAAATACACAAAAAAAGAGGTTGCTTCAGCGTAAACCGCTTGAAACAACCTTAGGATAAAAATATAAGGGGGTTAAAACAAATTCCACTTTTAGTATACCCTTATTTTGTAACGATATGATTACATTTATGTTAAAGAATTATTGTTTTATTTTTTCTTTTATTTCTTCTACGTAATGTTGAGCTGATTGAGCTGCGATACTGCCGTCGCCTGTAGCTGTTACAATTTGACGAAGCATTTTTTCACGAACATCGCCCGCTGCATAAATACCCGGAATTGAAGTTTCCATTTTTTCATTCGTTACGATATAGCCTGCTTCATTTAAAATATTCAGTGAAGCAAATGGCGCTGTTAATGGAAGCATGCCGACATATACGAATACGCCATCAGTTTCCACTTCGGATTCAGTACCGTCAACTGTTGAAGCTAACGTCACTTTGCCTACTTTACCGTCAACTTCATGAATTTCTTTCACTGTTGAGTTCCAGATGAAGTCTACTTTTTCATTGGCAAATGCACGGTCCTGTAAAATTTTCTGTGCACGAAGCTTATCGCGACGGTGTACGATTGTTACTTTATCCGCAAAGCGTGTTAAGTAAACACCTTCTTCAACAGCAGAGTCGCCCCCGCCGATTACGATAAGGTTCTTTTGTTTGAAGAATGCGCCATCACAGACAGCACAGTAACTTACACCGCGGCCGCCAAGCTCTGTTTCGCCAGGGATGCCAAGTTTTTTGTATTCCGCACCAGTTGTAATAATAATCGTGCGTGTTTTATATTGTTTTTTACCTGAAACGATAATTTTGTATTCTTCACCATCGATGATTTCATTTACATCACCGTAAGCATATTCAGCACCGAATTTTTTCGCATGCTCAAACATTTTTGTCGATAGCTCAGGTCCTAAAATTGTATCGAAACCAGGGTAGTTTTCCACTGCTTCCGTATTAGCCATTTGTCCGCCGGGAATCCCACGTTCAATCATTAATGTTGATAAATTAGCGCGTGATGCATATACCGCAGCAGTCATACCTGCTGGACCTGCTCCGATAATGACTACATCATAAATTTTTTCTTCAGACATGTTGATCCTCCTCTTGCGTATACCTTTTTATATAGTTTTATCGTATAAGATTGCTTGGATAAATACAAATATACTGCCTATTCAAAGTCCGACGGTACAAATTCATATAATTCATCGTTATACTTCGATAATGTTGCAGTCGAAATATTATACTTACCCGCCACCGCTTTTTTCGTCACTTTGTTTTCCAGTGCCGTATGGAACGAATATTCAACCGCTGCAGCAAGCGCCGCGCGATTTTTAAACGAATAGCCTTGTTGGAATGCGATTTCCCCAAGTGCAAACCATGTACTTAACACTTGCGCCACTTCCAACGAAATCGAATCATTCGTTTCTGTAATCAGTTCGGCAACTTCCATAAAACGCAGGAATTGCTGTTCTTCCTTGCTGCCGTTGCTGAAATCATAGTCCAGTGCATATGCCATGCAAAGCTTTTCGATCGCCGTGAAATTCGAAACATTCAATAATGAAGGATGTGCAACAATCTCTTGTTTATGTGCGGACCGCTTCAATAAAAACATGCCGAATAATCGGCTGGACTGATGCTCATCTGTTAATTGACGAATGATGAAGTCACGGTGATTTTCCGCTGAATTGCGTAAAATAGAGCCTTCACCATTTGCCCACGGTTCCATTCCTTCTTTGGATGGATCCAGCTGGATAAGCATTTTCCATGCTTCTTTCGCAATTGTTTCATGTCCTGAGAAGTAGGCTGACTGGGCAAGCCAGAAATAGAATCCGGACTCCCCTTCATAGCCTTTCTTACTCATAGAACGCAGCCATTTATAGGCCTCTTCATATTGCCCGATTAACGCAAATGTCGCACCGAGCTTATAACGGTTTTCCCAATCGAACGGCTGGATTTTCTTTAGTAAACCGACCAGTTCGTTCAGTTCTTCATTGCTTTTTTCGTAATACGCAAATACGGCCAAGTTGCATAGCGCATGAAGATTGCCTTTGTTTTCGCGCAGCACACGATATAAAAGTGCGCGGGCCTGTTCCGCGTCTCCCACATAAAAATAGGCTAACGCCAGATTGTTATAGGCATTCCAAAGGTCCGGAAACTCTTCAATGATTTGCTCCAGCATCTCGATCGCCGTCTTGAAATCTCCCTGCTCCATATGGCGGCGGGCCTTTTCCTGTGCCACATGCTTCGCTCCGTCAAATTCGTCCATGTCATCCATTTCTTCGCCCACATAGTCGACGAACTCCAATATTTCGGAGGCGTCTTCCGTATATGCGCCATTAGGTTCCATTTCTAAATATTGTGCTGCGTATTTTTGGGCATCCGCAATATGACCGATACAGCCCGACACTTCCGCCAGCATGAAAATGATTTCGGATTCATTCGGCTCTAAACTATAGGCTGTGTGAATCAGCTCATATGCATGCTCGAAATTTTGCAGTTCCATTTCAAGTATTCCGTACTGTAGTAACACATGCGCGTCATCCGGACTTAAATCCGCCGCGCGCTTAATAAATTTATATGCTTTATCCATTTCGTCTCGTTCTATTGCCTTTAAAGCTTTCTTGTAATAATAATCACCATTCGGAACAAACGACACGACATTAGTAGCTTTTGGTTTTAAACGTTTATTTTCCAATAAAATTCCTCCGAGTCATTCCGTTCAATACATTCTATATCATCAAATACGCAGGTCATTTGTTTGTAAACAAAGAAATAAGGAACGCACAGGTGTGGTCCCTTAATCAATTCTTACTATTATAGCATATTCGGCACATATGTACTAAAAACACGTTTGACAAAGCGGTGTTAATTTTCATTTGTTAAGGTAATGATAAATTTTGACATTGTGAATAACCTTAAAATAAAATGCTGTCCCGTCCATGCTAAAGCACCAACTCCTCGCACCATTAAGTCCCTCATGCAAAAGTGGCGGTACTTTTACTTTTGCGTCGGGCCTTCCAAGTCTTGCGGCTCACACGATGCGAGTCATTTGGGGCATGCCACAAGGACGTGGCGTTTTGCCCTATCGGAGTTGGACGGGCGCTTTAGCACATTTGTTATTTGTTACTGTTTCTTTCCTTCATGGCGTTTTTGCAATACATCCAGTACTTCATAAACATTAACTTTTTGCTCTTGAAGCAGTACTAGTAAGTGATAAAGAAGATCTGCCGACTCCCATTTCACTTCTTCTGCATCGCGGTTTTTCGCACCGATGACAACTTCTGTAGCCTCTTCGCCGACTTTTTTACAGATTTTATCGATTCCTTTATCGAATAGATACGTTGTGTACGCCCCTTCAGGCATATCGATTTCACGTTGTTTAATCACTTCTACAAGCTGCGGAAGAATTGCGACAGAGCCCGGACGTTCATTTTCTACCAAGCTTTCAGTAAAGCATGATGTCGTTCCGTTATGACAAGCCGGACCAGCTGGAATGACTTCAATTACAAGTGCATCCTTGTCACAGTCTGTTTTGATCGAAACCACTTTTTGCGTGTTGCCGCTCGTTGCCCCTTTATGCCAAAGCTCCTGACGAGAACGTGAATAAAACCAAGTTTCATTCGTTTCAATCGTTTTTTGGAGTGATTCTTCGTTCATATAAGCTACTGTTAATACTTCTTTTGACTGTGCATCTTGTACTACGGCTGTAATTAAGCCTTGTTCATCGAATTTTATGTTCATCGTACACGAACCCCTTTTTCTTTTAAGTAGCTTTTCACTTCTGCTACGCTTGTTTCTTTATAGTGGAAAATACTCGCTGCCAAAGCAGCATCTGTATCAACATCCTGCAATACTTCACGGAAGTGTTCGGCATTCCCTGCCCCGCCGCTTGCGATGACAGGAACGGTTACCGCATCACGTACCGCTTTCGTTAATGCCAGGTCAAAGCCTGATTTCTCGCCGTCCTGGTTCATCGATGTAAGGAGAATTTCTCCTGCACCCAGTCGAACCGCTTCCTTTGCCCAGTCGACTGCTGTCCATGCTGTTTTATTGCGGCCGCCATGTGTGTAGACCATCCATGTTCCGTCTTCTTCACTGTACCTTGCATCGATCGCACAAACAATACATTGTGCCCCAAAGTAATCCGCGCCTTCTTTAATAAGCTGCGGGCGTTCCAGTGCTGATGTGTTGACCGATACTTTATCGGCTCCCGCACGTAAAATGCGCTTCATATCATCAATCGTTCGGATGCCGCCGCCTACCGTAAAAGGAATCGCCAATGCCGCTGCCGTTTGACGGACAACATCGACCATCGTTTCCCGGCCTTCGTGCGATGCGGAAATATCAAGAAATACAAGTTCATCGGCGCCCTGCTCATCATAAAATTTCGCTAACTCTACCGGATCGCCTGCATCACGCAATTCTACAAACTGTACCCCTTTTACAACACGTCCTTCTTTCACATCAAGACATGGAATAATTCGTTTTGTTAACATACGCCCTCTTTCACTCCCTGTGTCCAAGCCGTCAGTAAATATACTCCAAACGGCCCTGACTTTTCTGGATGGAACTGCATACCTGTAAAATTATCTTTTGCCACGATGCCCGGTACTTTCACGTGCTCATAATCAGCTGAGGCGATCAGCTCCATTTCATCGATGCCGCTCGCATAGTACGAGTGAACAAAGTAGACATGGCGTTCCTGCGGCAAGTCTTTATTATTTAACCACGCTGGTGTCTGGTTTAATTTCAGCTCATTCCAGCCCATATGCGGAATGCGTGTAACATCAGTAAAGCGCTGGATACGTCCTTTGAAAATGCCTAGACCTTTCGTTTGCACCACTTCATCGCTTTCCTCAAACATCAGCTGCATTCCAAGGCAAATACCAAGGAGCGGCTTTTTCGTCGTTTGAATGAAATCGATGAGCTTTGTTTCTTCCAGGCGTTTCATCGCATCCGGAAAAGCGCCTACTCCCGGCAGCACATAAGCATCGGCCGCTTCCAACTGTTCAATATCGCTTGAAACAATTACTTGCACATCCAATCGCTTCAATGCCTGTTCGACACTGAACAGATTGCCCATTCCATAATCAATTACACCGATCTTCACGTTAACAGCCCCTTTGTTGATGGCACACCTTTTACACGTGGGTCGATTTCAACCGCTGCATCCAATGCACGTGCCGTTGCTTTAAAAATCGCTTCAATAATATGATGTGTATTATGGCCGTAAGGAACGATGACATGCAGGTTAATGCGTGCTTCCAATGCAAACTTCCATAAAAACTCATGGACAAGCTCTGTATCGAAGTTTCCTACTTTCGCATTGAGTTCCGGTGTAACGCGGTATTCCAAATGCGGACGGTTTGAGCAGTCAACAACAACTTGTGCCAATGCGTCGTCCATCGGTACAAATGCTGTACCGTAGCGTTTAATTCCTTTTTTATCGCCTAATGCTTCACGGAATGCTTGTCCTAACACAATCCCGATATCTTCTGTCGTATGGTGATCATCAATCCATGTATCCCCGTCCGCCAGTATTTTGCCGTCAAACAATCCGTGCTTGATAAACAGGTCAAGCATATGGTCCATAAAGCCAACACCTGTCTTAATGTCGGCTTGACCTGTACCATCCAAATTGAGCTCTACTTTAATTTTTGTTTCATTTGTATCGCGATCGATTTTTGCAAAACGTGTCATTATTCTTCTCCTTTATTCCAGCCGCGCGATTCTACCGCTCTTGCATGTCCTTCCAACCCTTCAAGTCGTGCAAGACGCGCAATCTTCGGCGCATTTTGTTGCCAAGTTTTTTCGCTATAATAAACAACGCTCGTGCGCTTAATAAAATCATCGACATTTAAGCCACTTGCAAAGCGTGCTGTTGAGTTCGTCGGTAATACGTGGTTCGTGCCTGCAAAGTAATCCCCTACCGGCTCCGAGCTATAGCGGCCGATAAAAATCGCACCGGCATGTGTAATCATTTCCGAAACCTTTTCAGCATCTTCCGTAATGACTTCCAAATGTTCAGGTGCCAATGAATTAACAGCACGTACCGCATCTTTAATGGATTCCGCTACGTAAATATGACCGAAATTTTCAATCGATTTTCGTGCAATCGCCTGTCTCGGCAATTTCGATAATTGAATCTCGACTTGCTCTGCCACTGCATCCGCCAAGTCATCACTTGTTGTAATCAGAACCGCACATGCTAATGGGTCATGCTCTGCCTGTGACAAGAGGTCAGCAGCAATTTCATCGGCATACGCACTTTCATCCGCTAAAATACAGATTTCAGACGGACCGGCAATCATATCAATATTCACTTCACCGAATACTTCACGTTTCGCCAATGCTACGAATAT belongs to Solibacillus sp. FSL W7-1436 and includes:
- the hisD gene encoding histidinol dehydrogenase produces the protein MKITILDNDISLKRQLEQGNEQQLQTVREVIQDVRTKGDAAIKYYSEKWDGFAPEHLRVAESEIVEAVKNFDPQLYGDLQEAADNIYRYHNEQKRTGFKLPLEDGSYLGQRITPLDAVGLYVPGGSAAYPSSVLMNVIPAQVAGVKRIVITSPAGNDGKLPEAVLVAAHILGVTEIYKVGGAQAIAALAYGTETIAPVDKITGPGNIFVALAKREVFGEVNIDMIAGPSEICILADESAYADEIAADLLSQAEHDPLACAVLITTSDDLADAVAEQVEIQLSKLPRQAIARKSIENFGHIYVAESIKDAVRAVNSLAPEHLEVITEDAEKVSEMITHAGAIFIGRYSSEPVGDYFAGTNHVLPTNSTARFASGLNVDDFIKRTSVVYYSEKTWQQNAPKIARLARLEGLEGHARAVESRGWNKGEE